In Falco cherrug isolate bFalChe1 chromosome 2, bFalChe1.pri, whole genome shotgun sequence, the following are encoded in one genomic region:
- the MXRA5 gene encoding matrix-remodeling-associated protein 5 isoform X2, with protein MGSPKAASRRPAAGCDEPRPAGAGGEAGSQVAAARPPRRPAPPPARSPPGAWERRAALAETAPGDRRSEARGGDKMGQRAVARALSVVLIVGLALPPGALGCPHPCACYLPTEVHCTFRSLAAVPARISRHVERINFGFNSIQSIYENSFAGLTKLELLMIHGNDIQHIPNGALKDLVSLQVFKISYNKLKVITGQTLKGLSSLMRLHMDHNRIEFIHPNAFNGLTSLRLVHLEGNLLQQLHPNTFSTFMVLDYFKLSTIRHLYLSENALRTLPAGIFQGMPLLENLYLHGNPWACDCSLKWFLGWNKVSGGVLKCKKDKAYEGGQLCPKCHSPKQLQKEDIQNLKDISCRKPVIQSSLRQNSSTQDEESGDSYELPLEELQSSPWNIVLNMTDEHGNVVHLNCEIKKPTGSTKIQWNQIQTQEIDINATISLDFECPMNRENYEKLWKLIAYYSEVPVKLEREVMLSKKPKISYQYRQGSDYDAFYYTGVKAQILAEPSWVMQPLINIQLNRRQSTGKKVVLSFFTVFSQTILTKDTGQQRSWVMIEQNQSTRTAQSVVEGSECQLSCNVKASETPYIQWLFPDGTKLQAPSNQKDSRFSILSSGQLIIKAVSYTDGGLYHCIAQVRDDMDIMAYRLLVQPPAVQVADSDTVRVEKNVGDPIVLPCNAVAIPEPQLSWILPNSQVLNDLSNSSKGYMLDNGTLLIPKSHVRDSGHYRCVAVNQQGSDQFVVRVTVNKMVSDRSFKRIKLKKRPGSKSLSRTRGRVIDDGEGSGAGAVEELPQRKNHLKDWEISFKQKSDQVPEAQIKKGKKKGRKKMKIWKSTDRTQDSNVAEGRRVFESRRRINVASKQINPQHWADILAKVRGKNLPRTTATAISLTTALPSVMQKTTAVPHPVASPPPSETAADMVDSSADASPVGEDELFSVTVSHNTKASSAQSMLTRSETEPFSDHRALGTPASIYSAETAVSGPYVTPVSVTVQPQGQQRLDVRTDNSVVAKENTHVFTEETLSREIVTNFPNIQSNSVTVGNVERTVSSTSEENSAFAELPLDATVLAESQPVDLHSASETSVKLNEVDPVSTDTIILTPSRLDGAIPADSVGTTAISSSVSLSTERSNDLIHQYKEVSTGQTKMPNLSTGFPAVIPVRVQSKEEPETHGNTVTQESMSSSYVESLQGGEHRNLATPKPDPTFILHSTNAPHKTTEGIKPASSISRLTTLATTTSYRKTMPSPITQHARKRPYGRRRLRPNRIRQRPRPFPAVVLTMEPIVPRTPEVEAVTKTSSTTPESPDLKNNVKMQTKEEEHTEFTASLVTDPVVLEKITKIREVVTTSFFRPTASPPEAKHVTLSTAPETFPLPVTAPITILSSYVVHVTVPTKESNTHLELEQSKVPTYHSLGHISEEKGKKAVSTTMDSKAEQSSTTTSPEPMNSLIPSTKPESQEKPIQFDSEVIANETTFRTFQLIYPTVTDLSIPVGTVEVFKNRSVSNEPWELTVSLETPAITEPPQQREINTLSSSFSTTETQTFSLRETKKSVASQTGTKTSSLDKKEVVSHVFHHDPTLQTTVKPPTTSTTFIPFIKLPTLPPSISGASHPSLHYTTEESNAFNQDRFPEAKQVEADGDKMVVSSGHSVHPTPSSSQNRISIESKEEQFKELYNSKSNNSLLLNPNLPHPPAGMIPVLNQRLPVVPPKHVPVRGTVKPPYVVTQGSFRYFITHQPLHYTNKPEITAYAAHTIQDKKSSAPQTTTPTQTSPFHRTNSFTANKFSNQGQNRYNINSRYFGNNYVPDNRGTAGRLPSQGMPYYPSSRMPFLFNRTRIFPHISMHPKPVVPSQLVPKDTNEKVAQVSPTRITVQKATAIPAPPMPHATTTISPSPVILKIIPPTSLSQHVKPHISATVHPFKNVHHRHQKIPAVPYVGGILPHNSTVIQPSTNFKVHGERPKIIMKGSQSISILAETDAFIPCDAVGEPKPFITWTKVSTGALMTANTRLQRFEVWKNGTLLIRNVQLQDHGQYLCTAQNLHGVDKMTIVLTVVAHQPKILLSRYRDVTVYFGETIAMECQASGTPSPHISWIFPDRKILQTVTTTEGRIMLHENRTLSIKQATFSDRGVYKCVASNAAGADSIAVRLHIAALPPIIQQDKQENISLPLGSSINIHCTAKAAPSPSIRWVVFDGTQIRPSQFVNGNLFVFPNGTLYIRNISPKDSGTYECIAANMVGAARRTIQLHVKKHASNAKITGSSPQRTDVTYGSILHLDCSASGDPWPRILWRLPSKRMIDSLHSLEARIKVFSNGTLVVHSVTDKDAGDYLCVARNKIGDDYVVLKVNVMMKPAKIEHKNENNHKVKYGGDLKVDCVATGLPNPEISWGLPDGSMINTFMQSDDSGSRTKRYVVFNNGTLYFNDVGLREEGDYTCYAENQIGKDEMKVRVKVVAEPATIKNKTYIIINVPYGDVVTVACEAKGEPTPKVTWLSPTNRPIPALSDKYQIYRDGTLLIQKAQRSDSGNYTCVVRNSAGEDRKTIWIHVNVQPPRINGHLSAITSVRETAIRDSRKLIDCKAEGIPAPRVLWAFPEGVILPAPYYGNRITVHRNGTLDIRGVRETDAVQLICIGRNEGGEARLIVQLLITDHLEKPSFRDPVNERITAIAGHSINLNCSVQGNPKPSTSWILPNGTEVLSGNRLQRFYHKRDGILHISNLSAGDAGTYRCTARNPGGYVERVVFLKVGLRPEISNQYNNLVSIINGETLQLHCITQPNQRAQISWTLPSGMVLDAPQAVGRFSLVENGSLTVHEASVFDRGTYLCKVSTEYGTSVMNVPVIVIAYPPRITSEPAPVIYARPGNSVKLNCMAIGIPKAEITWELPDKSHLTTGAQSRLYGNKFLHPQGSLVIQQSTQRDAGFYKCTAKNILGSDSKTTYIHIF; from the exons ATGGGGAGTCCTAAGGCGGCGTCGAGGCGGCCCGCCGCGGGCTGCGATGAGCCTCGGCCAGCCGGTGCCGGCGGGGAGGCGGGGAGCCAGGtagccgccgcccgcccgccgcgtcgccccgcgccgccgcccgcccgcagcCCGCCGGGGGCATgggagcggcgggcggcgcTCGCTGAGACCGCGCCCGGCGACAG GAGGAGCGAGGCGAGGGGAGGCGACAAGATGGGGCAGCGGGCGGTGGCGCGGGCGCTCTCCGTGGTGCTGATCGTGGGGCTGGCGCTGCCGCCCGGCGCCCTgggctgcccccacccctgcGCCTGCTACCTCCCCACCGAGGTCCACTGCACCTTCCGCTCCTTGGCAGCCGTGCCGGCGAGGATTTCTAGACATGTGGAAAGAATCAATTTCGG gtttaaCAGTATACAGTCTATATATGAAAACTCCTTTGCAGGACTTACAAAACTGGAATTGCTCATGATACATGGAAATGACATTCAGCATATACCTAATGGTGCTTTGAAAGATCTTGTGTCTCTACAG gttTTCAAAATTAGTTACAACAAATTGAAAGTCATAACTGGCCAAACTCTCAAAGGACTTTCAAGCTTAATGAGACTGCACATGGACCACAACAGAATTGAGTTTATTCATCCAAATGCTTTTAATGGATTAACTTCTCTGAGGCTGGTCCACTTAGAAGGAAATTTGCTCCAGCAGCTTCACCCCAACACCTTTTCAACATTTATGGTCCTTGATTATTTCAAACTGTCAACAATAAGACATCTCTACCTATCTGAAAATGCTCTTAGGACCTTGCCTGCAGGCATATTTCAAGGCATGCCACTGCTGGAAAATCTTTACCTTCATGGGAATCCGTGGGCCTGTGACTGTAGTTTAAAGTGGTTCCTTGGATGGAATAAAGTTTCTGGAG gtgTTTTAAAGTGCAAAAAGGACAAAGCCTATGAGGGAGGACAGCTCTGTCCTAAGTGCCACAGCCcgaaacagctgcagaaagaagatATTCAAAACTTGAAAGATATTTCCTGTAGAAAACCTGTCATTCAGTCCTCACTGAGGCAGAATAGCAGTACTCAAGATGAAGAAAGTGGTGACAGTTATGAACTCCCTCTGGAAGAGCTTCAGTCCTCTCCATGGAACATTGTTCTAAATATGACTGATGAGCATGGCAATGTAGTCCACCTGAACTGTGAAATCAAAAAACCAACAGGCTCTaccaaaattcagtggaatCAAATCCAGACTCAGGAGATTGATATAAATGCTACAATTTCACTGGATTTTGAATGTCCAATGAATCGAGAAAACTATGAAAAACTATGGAAGCTTATCGCTTATTACAGTGAGGTACCTGTCAAATTAGAGAGGGAAGTTATGCTTAGCAAAAAGCCTAAAATAAGCTATCAGTACAGGCAAGGCTCAGATTATGATGCTTTTTACTACACGGGTGTAAAAGCTCAAATACTGGCTGAGCCTTCCTGGGTGATGCAACCTCTTATAAATATCCAATTAAACAGACGCCAGAGTACAGGGAAAAAAGTGGTGCtatctttttttactgtgttttctcaGACGATTCTTACCAAAGACACTgggcagcagagaagctggGTAATGATAGAGCAAAACCAGAGCACAAGGACAGCACAGAGTGTGGTGGAAGGTTCAGAATGTCAGCTGAGCTGCAACGTGAAAGCCTCTGAAACCCCCTACATCCAGTGGCTCTTTCCAGATGGGACTAAATTGCAGGCACCGTCTAATCAGAAAGACAGTAGATTTTCCATTCTCAGTAGTGGCCAGCTAATAATCAAAGCAGTGAGTTACACTGATGGTGGTTTGTACCACTGCATTGCCCAAGTGAGAGATGATATGGACATAATGGCTTACAGACTTCTAGTGCAGCCTCCAGCTGTTCAGGTAGCTGATTCAGATACAGTGAgagttgaaaaaaatgttggtgATCCAATAGTTTTGCCATGCAATGCAGTTGCCATCCCAGAGCCACAGTTGAGCTGGATTCTTCCAAACAGCCAGGTACTTAATGATTTATCAAACTCTTCAAAAGGATATATGTTGGACAATGGTACTTTGCTTATTCCAAAAAGCCACGTTAGGGATAGTGGCCATTACAGATGTGTGGCTGTCAATCAGCAGGGATCAGATCAATTTGTCGTAAGGGtcacagtaaataaaatggTGTCTGACAGGTCATTTAAAAggataaaactaaaaaaacgCCCCGGCTCAAAAAGTTTGTCAAGAACAAGGGGGCGAGTCATAGACGATGGAGAGGGATCAGGGGCAGGAGCAGTAGAGGAGTTACCACAGAGAAAGAACCATCTGAAAGACTGGGAAATatcctttaaacaaaaaagtgatCAGGTGCCAGAGGCTCAGATTAAAAAGGGtaagaagaaaggcagaaagaaaatgaaaatatggaaaagtACTGATAGAACCCAAGACAGCAATGTTGCAGAAGGCCGGAGGGTATTTGAATCTCGAAGGAGAATTAATGTGGCAAGCAAGCAGATTAATCCACAGCATTGGGCTGATATTTTGGCAAAGGTCCGTGGGAAGAATCTTCCTAGAACAACAGCTACAGCCATTTCTTTAACAACTGCACTGCCATCAGTCATGCAAAAAACTACTGCAGTCCCTCATCCTGTAGCCAGCCCCCCaccttcagaaacagcagctgataTGGTAGATTCCTCTGCTGATGCATCACCTGTGGGTGAAGACGAGCTGTTCTCAGTCACTGTTTCCCACAACACTAAAGCATCTTCAGCCCAGTCCATGTTAACAAGGTCAGAAACTGAACCCTTCTCTGACCACAGGGCTTTAGGAACACCTGCAAGTATATActctgcagaaactgctgtATCAGGTCCATATGTGACTCCTGTCTCTGTAACTGTGCAACCCCAAGGCCAGCAGCGTCTTGACGTCAGGACTGATAATTCAGTTGTAGCCAAAGAAAATACCCatgttttcactgaagaaacTCTATCCAGAGAAATTGTAACAAACTTCCCTAATATTCAGAGTAATTCAGTCACAGTGGGAAATGTAGAAAGAACTGTATCTTCTACATCAGaggaaaattctgcttttgctgagcTACCTCTTGATGCTACTGTCCTAGCTGAATCTCAGCCTGTGGATCTTCACAGCGCCTCGGAGACAAGTGTGAAGTTAAATGAAGTGGACCCAGTAAGCACTGACACCATAATTTTAACACCTTCTCGGTTGGATGGGGCAATCCCAGCAGATTCTGTAGGCACTACTGCCATTTCTTCATCTGTTTCACTTTCTACAGAAAGGAGCAATGACTTGATACACCAGTACAAAGAAGTATCCACAGGTCAGACAAAAATGCCAAACTTAAGTACAGGTTTTCCAGCTGTCATACCTGTCAGAGTTCAAAGCAAGGAAGAACCTGAGACCCACGGGAATACAGTGACTCAAGAAAGCATGTCCAGCAGTTATGTGGAGAGTCTTCAGGGAGGAGAACATAGGAACCTGGCTACTCCAAAACCAGATCCCACATTCATTTTGCATAGTACTAATGCTCCTCATAAAACAACAGAGGGGATAAAACCTGCTTCTTCCATCAGTAGATTGACCACTCTGGCCACAACAACTTCCTATAGAAAGACTATGCCCTCACCTATTACTCAGCATGCTAGAAAAAGGCCTTATGGGAGAAGGAGATTGAGGCCAAACAGAATTCGACAAAGGCCAAGGCCCTTCCCCGCTGTTGTTTTAACCATGGAGCCTATTGTTCCAAGGACACCTGAAGTTGAAGCTGTGACCAAAACTTCTTCTACCACTCCTGAAAGCCCTgatcttaaaaataatgtcaaaatGCAGACTAAGGAAGAGGAGCATACAGAATTCACTGCTTCGTTAGTTACTGATCCAGTTGTCTTAGAGAAAATTACCAAAATCAGAGAAGTGGTCACAACTTCCTTCTTTAGGCCTACTGCTTCTCCACCTGAGGCAAAACATGTGACACTCTCTACTGCTCCTGAAACCTTTCCACTTCCAGTTACTGCACCTATCACAATTTTATCATCATATGTTGTACATGTCACAGTTCCCACAAAAGAATCAAACACACACCTTGAACTAGAGCAAAGCAAAGTGCCAACATACCACTCATTAGGCCATATATCTGAGGAGAAGGGCAAGAAAGCAGTTTCTACAACTATGGATAGTAAAGCAGAACAATCAAGCACAACAACTTCTCCTGAGCCTATGAACAGCTTGATACCATCTACAAAACCAGAATCTCAAGAAAAGCCTATCCAATTTGACTCAGAAGTCATAGCTAATGAAACAACCTTTAGAACATTCCAACTGATATATCCCACTGTGACTGATCTAAGTATTCCTGTGGGCACTGTGGAAGTTTTTAAGAACCGCTCAGTTTCAAATGAGCCATGGGAGCTCACAGTATCTTTAGAAACACCAGCAATAACTGAGCCACCTCAGCAACGTGAGATAAATACTTTGTCCTCCTCCTTCAGCACAACAGAAACTCAGACTTTCTCTCttagagaaacaaagaaatctgttgCTTCTCAGACTGGGACAAAGACATCTTCCTTGGATAAAAAGGAAGTTGTGTCACATGTATTTCATCATGATCCCACTTTGCAGACAACTGTAAAGCCTCCGACTACATCCACTACCTTTATTCCATTTATAAAACTTCCCACTCTTCCCCCTTCCATTTCAGGTGCTTCACATCCTTCTCTTCATTATACCACTGAGGAAAGCAATGCCTTCAATCAAGACAGGTTCCCAGAAGCAAAACAAGTTGAAGCagatggtgacaaaatggtgGTGAGCTCAGGACACAGTGTACACCCTACTCCTTCCTCCAGCCAAAACAGGATTAGCATAGAGTCAAAAGAGGAGCAATTCAAAGAATTGTATAATAGCAAGTCAAACAACAGTTTACTGCTAAATCCAAACCTTCCCCATCCACCTGCTGGAATGATACCAGTCCTAAACCAAAGACTGCCTGTTGTGCCTCCAAAGCATGTTCCAGTAAGAGGCACAGTGAAGCCTCCATATGTTGTAACACAAGGTTCATTTCGCTATTTTATAACACACCAGCCTCTTCACTacacaaacaaaccagagaTAACAGCATATGCAGCACACACCATCCAGGACAAAAAATCTTCTGCCCCTCAAACAACTACCCCAACACAAACCTCTCCATTTCACAGAACAAATTCGTTCACTGCAAATAAGTTCAGTAATCAGGGTCAGAACAGATACAATATTAATTCaagatattttggaaataattatgTTCCAGATAAcagaggcacagcagggagACTACCAAGTCAAGGGATGCCCTATTATCCCAGTTCCAGAATGCCATTCCTTTTCAACAGAACAAGGATATTCCCTCACATAAGTATGCATCCTAAACCAGTGGTCCCTAGTCAACTTGTCCCAAAAGACACAAATGAGAAGGTTGCCCAGGTCTCCCCTACTAGGATTACAGTGCAGAAAGCTACAGCTATTCCAGCGCCTCCAATGCCACATGCTACAACCACCATATCACCATCACCAGTGATTTTGAAGATTATCCCTCCAACCTCTCTCTCTCAGCACGTAAAACCACACATATCCGCTACAgttcatccttttaaaaatgtccaCCATCGTCATCAAAAAATTCCAGCTGTGCCTTATGTGGGAGGCATTTTGCCACACAATTCAACTGTAATTCAACCTTCCACTAATTTCAAGGTACATGGAGAAAGACCCAAAATTATCATGAAAGGATCTCAGAGCATATCCATCCTTGCTGAAACAGATGCTTTTATCCCTTGTGATGCAGTAGGAGAACCCAAGCCTTTTATTACTTGGACAAAAGTCTCTACAG GAGCTCTAATGACAGCCAACACCAGGTTACAAAGGTTTGAAGTCTGGAAAAATGGTACCCTCCTTATCCGCAACGTCCAGCTTCAGGATCACGGACAGTATTTGTGCACAGCTCAGAACCTGCATGGCGTAGATAAAATGACCATTGTGCTCACAGTTGTAGCCCACCAGCCCAAGATTTTACTTTCCCGCTATCGAGATGTCACAGTCTATTTTGGAGAGACCATAGCAATGGAATGTCAGGCTAGTGGGACTCCAAGTCCACATATCTCATGGATTTTCCCAGATAGGAAGATTTTGCAGACAGTCACTACTACAGAAGGCAGGATAATGCTTCATGAAAATCGAACCTTGTCTATCAAGCAAGCAACTTTTTCAGACCGAGGAGTTTACAAATGTGTAGCAAGCAATGCTGCAGGAGCTGATAGCATTGCAGTGAGGCTACACATTGCAGCCTTACCCCCCATCATTCAGCAGGATAAGCAAGAGAACATTTCTTTGCCCCTTGGCAGCAGTATTAACATCCACTGCACGGCCAAAGCAGCACCTTCTCCCAGCATCCGCTGGGTGGTCTTTGATGGCACACAAATCCGACCTTCTCAGTTTGTCAATggtaatttatttgtttttcccaATGGAACTCTTTATATTCGCAACATCTCCCCCAAGGATAGTGGGACCTATGAGTGCATTGCTGCTAACATGGTGGGAGCTGCCAGGAGAACAATACAACTCCATGTGAAGAAGCATGCATCTAATGCTAAGATCACTGGGAGCTCTCCTCAAAGAACAGATGTAACATATGGCAGCATCCTGCATTTGGACTGCAGTGCTTCCGGTGACCCCTGGCCTCGGATATTATGGAGGTTGCCTTCCAAAAGGATGATTGATTCTCTACACAG CTTGGAGGCTAGAATCAAAGTATTCAGCAACGGGACTCTGGTTGTCCATTCAGTTACAGATAAAGATGCAGGAGACTATTTGTGTGTGGCCCGCAATAAGATTGGGGATGACTATGTGGTCCTCAAAGTGAATGTGATGATGAAACCAGCAAAAATAGAACATAAGAATGAGAATAACCACAAGGTCAAGTATGGAGGGGACCTGAAAGTTGACTGTGTAGCCACAGGTCTGCCAAATCCTGAGATCTCCTGGGGTCTCCCAGATGGCAGCATGATCAATACCTTCATGCAGTCAGACGACAGTGGCAGCCGGACAAAGCGATATGTGGTCTTCAATAATGGAACCCTGTATTTCAATGATGTTGGACTGAGAGAAGAAGGGGACTACACCTGTTATGCTGAGAACCAGATTGGGAAGGATGAGATGAAGGTGCGGGTCAAAGTAGTGGCCGAGCCTGCAACTATCAAGAACAAAACATACATCATTATTAATGTACCCTATGGTGATGTCGTCACAGTAGCATGTGAAGCCAAAGGAGAACCCACTCCCAAAGTGACCTGGCTCTCCCCAACCAACAGGCCCATTCCTGCCCTATCTGACAAATACCAGATATACAGGGATGGCACCCTCCTCATCCAAAAGGCCCAAAGGTCTGACAGTGGTAACTATACTTGCGTAGTGCGGAACAGCGCTGGAGAAGATCGGAAAACCATCTGGATCCACGTTAATGTTCAGCCTCCCAGAATCAATGGTCATCTCAGTGCAATAACATCTGTGAGGGAGACAGCCATCAGGGACAGCCGGAAACTTATTGACTGCAAAGCTGAAGGCATCCCTGCTCCCCGGGTCTTATGGGCTTTTCCAGAAGGAGTAATCCTGCCAGCTCCCTACTATGGGAACAGGATCACTGTGCATCGCAATGGTACATTGGACATCAGAGGGGTGAGGGAGACAGATGCAGTGCAGCTCATATGCATCGGACGGAACGAAGGAGGGGAAGCAAGACTGATTGTGCAGCTCCTCATCACAGACCATTTGGAGAAACCCTCCTTCAGAGACCCTGTCAATGAAAGGATCACTGCCATTGCTGGTCACAGCATCAACCTGAACTGCTCAGTCCAGGGAAACCCCAAGCCCAGCACAAGCTGGATCCTTCCCAACGGCACCGAAGTGCTGAGTGGCAACCGTCTGCAGAGGTTTTACCATAAGAGGGATGGGATCTTACACATCAGCAACCTCtctgctggggatgctgggaCTTACCGCTGTACAGCCAGAAACCCGGGAGGTTATGTGGAACGAGTAGTCTTCCTGAAGGTGGGACTCAGGCCAGAAATCAGCAACCAGTACAACAACCTGGTGAGCATCATCAATGGAGAAACTCTGCAGCTCCATTGCATCACCCAGCCCAACCAGCGGGCGCAGATCTCCTGGACTCTGCCCAGTGGAATGGTTCTGGATGCCCCCCAAGCTGTGGGTCGCTTTTCCCTGGTGGAGAATGGCTCACTGACAGTGCATGAGGCTTCTGTATTTGACAGGGGCACTTACCTGTGCAAGGTGTCCACAGAGTATGGCACTTCTGTTATGAATGTGCCTGTCATTGTGATAGCCTATCCTCCCCGGATCACCAGTGAGCCAGCACCTGTCATTTATGCCAGGCCTGGAAATTCAGTAAAACTGAATTGCATGGCCATTGGGATTcctaaagcagaaataacatgGGAGCTTCCAGACAAATCACATCTGACAACAGGAGCTCAATCCCGTCTATATGGAAACAAATTCCTCCACCCTCAGGGGTCATTAGTCATCCAGCAGTCTACTCAAAGGGATGCAGGCTTCTATAAATGCACTGCTAAAAATATACTAGGCAGTGATTCAAAAACAACCTACATACACATATTCTAA